One window of the Pirellulales bacterium genome contains the following:
- a CDS encoding aspartate kinase, translating to MPIVVQKFGGTSVADSQKILAAARKAIRTQQQGNQVVMVVSAMGHQTDHLVDLAAQITDRPNAREMDMLLSTGEQVSVALMAMAIQSLGSKAVSLTGAQIGIRTDSTHTKARIHSISTDRMRQLLDEGHIVIAAGFQGIDENFNITTLGRGGSDTTAVALAAVLRAASCEIYTDVDGVYTTDPRQLPEARRIKRISYDEMLELASLGAAVMHSRSIEFAKKFNVPIHVRSSFSDVPGTMIVAEPESAKQPVSGAALVKDEARITIEGVPDRPGVSHAIFSRLAKRHIAVDMIVQNVGAGGKADISFTVPRDDVAQTLEAAKEAVAELGAAGVSHDDDVAKLSVVGLGMARQTGVAQKMFNALGEAGINIETITTSEIKISVLVAREQAQAALRAVHAAFSLNQEPSNGSPGDSGAHPAVSTALDVVRQLQGMENLTIDEITLDEKQARVSIDAVPDRPGTAAALFKEVAAAGIFVDMIVQSYSRAGKANLTFTVPEADLQRSAAIAEKVAKQFGCGGVSSSTKIDKISVQGIGMRSHSGVALGLFQALSEAGINVDLMSTSEVRVNVLVDGAVGQRALACLQKRFAPK from the coding sequence ATGCCCATCGTCGTTCAAAAATTCGGCGGCACCAGCGTAGCCGATAGTCAAAAAATCCTGGCCGCCGCCCGCAAAGCCATCCGCACCCAGCAGCAAGGCAACCAGGTGGTCATGGTCGTCAGCGCTATGGGTCACCAGACCGACCACTTGGTCGATTTGGCTGCTCAAATTACCGATCGGCCCAACGCCCGCGAAATGGATATGCTCCTTTCAACCGGCGAGCAAGTCAGCGTGGCGCTGATGGCGATGGCCATCCAATCGCTCGGTTCCAAAGCCGTCAGTTTAACCGGCGCTCAAATCGGCATTCGCACCGACAGCACGCACACAAAGGCCCGCATTCACTCCATTTCGACCGACCGCATGCGGCAACTGCTGGACGAAGGTCACATCGTTATCGCCGCTGGCTTTCAAGGCATCGACGAAAATTTCAACATCACCACGCTGGGCCGCGGCGGCAGCGACACCACTGCGGTCGCACTTGCCGCCGTGCTCCGGGCCGCTTCCTGCGAAATCTACACTGATGTCGATGGCGTCTACACCACCGACCCCCGCCAACTGCCCGAAGCCCGCCGCATCAAACGCATCAGCTATGACGAAATGCTGGAGCTGGCTAGCTTGGGCGCGGCGGTCATGCACAGCCGGTCGATCGAATTCGCTAAAAAATTCAACGTGCCCATCCACGTGCGCAGCAGCTTTAGTGACGTGCCCGGCACCATGATCGTGGCCGAGCCGGAATCGGCCAAGCAGCCGGTCAGCGGCGCTGCCCTGGTGAAGGACGAAGCCCGCATCACCATTGAAGGCGTTCCCGACCGCCCAGGCGTCAGCCATGCCATTTTTTCGCGACTAGCCAAGCGACACATCGCCGTCGACATGATCGTGCAAAACGTCGGCGCCGGCGGCAAGGCCGATATTTCCTTCACCGTGCCCCGCGACGATGTGGCCCAAACGCTGGAAGCCGCCAAAGAAGCCGTCGCCGAGTTGGGCGCGGCCGGCGTCAGCCACGATGACGACGTCGCCAAGCTTTCCGTCGTCGGCCTGGGCATGGCCCGCCAAACCGGCGTGGCCCAAAAAATGTTCAACGCCCTGGGCGAAGCCGGCATCAACATCGAAACCATCACCACCAGCGAAATCAAAATCAGCGTGCTCGTGGCCCGCGAGCAGGCTCAGGCGGCATTACGGGCCGTGCATGCGGCCTTCAGCCTGAACCAGGAGCCGTCGAACGGCAGTCCCGGCGATTCCGGCGCGCACCCCGCCGTTTCCACCGCCCTGGATGTTGTGCGCCAACTACAGGGAATGGAAAATTTGACCATCGATGAAATTACGCTGGACGAAAAGCAGGCCCGCGTGTCGATCGACGCCGTTCCCGACCGCCCCGGGACGGCCGCCGCGCTGTTCAAAGAAGTTGCCGCCGCCGGAATTTTTGTGGACATGATTGTGCAAAGCTACAGCCGCGCCGGCAAAGCCAATCTGACATTCACCGTGCCGGAAGCCGATTTGCAACGCAGCGCCGCCATTGCTGAAAAAGTGGCCAAACAATTCGGCTGCGGCGGCGTGAGCAGTTCCACCAAAATCGACAAAATTTCCGTCCAGGGTATTGGCATGCGGAGCCAT
- a CDS encoding homoserine dehydrogenase encodes METIKVAIVGMGTVGTGVARLLVEHGERAARHSGRQLVLESVVVQNEEKPRDLHLPAGVLSTDLRKITHNPEIKVVAHLVGGLEPARQIMLQLLENGKDVVTANKALLAEYGPELFDRARALDMCIAFEAAVAGGIPIIANISQCLSANQIQSLRGILNGTSNFILTKMEEQGADYHTAVKEAQRLGYAEADPTLDVDGSDATQKLAILAHLAFGARVNWRDIPRRGIDGLDAADLRYAKELGYRIKLVAMAQLAAGGVNLQVSPTLCKIGSPLAEVRGAFNAISVVGDAVGPLMFHGQGAGQMPTASAVVADMIDMVVGRAQITFRNLELWTDQASAARPLDPAQSTSKFYLRFLAADQPGVLAEIAGVLGKHQISIASVIQHDDKRTDDGFLPLVIMTHTAAEGDVLAAIETIDKLRTTKPFSVCMRVQE; translated from the coding sequence ATGGAAACAATCAAAGTCGCTATCGTCGGCATGGGCACCGTCGGCACCGGCGTGGCTCGGTTGTTGGTCGAGCATGGCGAACGGGCGGCGCGGCATTCGGGCCGGCAGCTCGTGCTGGAATCGGTCGTGGTGCAAAATGAAGAAAAACCTCGCGATTTGCACTTGCCCGCCGGCGTGCTGTCGACCGATTTACGAAAGATTACGCACAACCCGGAAATCAAAGTCGTCGCGCATTTGGTGGGCGGATTGGAGCCGGCCCGGCAAATCATGCTCCAGCTGCTGGAAAACGGCAAGGACGTGGTCACGGCCAACAAAGCCCTGCTGGCCGAGTACGGTCCGGAATTGTTCGACCGGGCCCGGGCGCTCGATATGTGCATTGCGTTCGAAGCGGCCGTGGCCGGCGGCATTCCCATCATCGCCAACATCAGCCAGTGCTTGTCGGCCAATCAAATTCAATCGCTCCGCGGCATTTTGAACGGCACCAGCAATTTCATTCTCACGAAAATGGAAGAACAGGGAGCCGATTATCACACGGCGGTGAAAGAAGCCCAGCGGCTGGGTTACGCCGAGGCCGATCCCACGCTCGATGTCGACGGCTCCGATGCCACCCAAAAACTGGCCATTCTCGCCCATTTGGCGTTCGGCGCCCGAGTGAACTGGCGCGACATTCCTCGCCGGGGCATCGACGGCCTCGACGCCGCCGATTTGCGTTACGCCAAAGAATTGGGCTATCGCATCAAGCTCGTGGCCATGGCCCAACTGGCGGCAGGCGGCGTGAATTTGCAGGTTTCGCCCACGCTCTGCAAAATCGGTTCGCCGCTGGCCGAAGTTCGCGGCGCATTTAACGCCATTAGCGTGGTTGGCGATGCGGTGGGTCCGCTGATGTTTCACGGCCAGGGCGCTGGCCAAATGCCGACCGCTTCGGCCGTCGTGGCCGACATGATCGACATGGTCGTAGGCCGGGCCCAAATTACTTTCCGCAACTTGGAATTATGGACCGATCAGGCCTCCGCCGCGCGGCCGCTCGATCCGGCCCAGTCGACCAGCAAATTTTATCTCCGCTTCCTGGCGGCCGATCAACCCGGCGTGCTGGCCGAAATTGCCGGCGTGCTCGGCAAGCACCAAATTTCAATCGCCTCGGTCATCCAGCACGACGACAAACGCACCGACGACGGCTTCCTGCCACTGGTCATCATGACCCACACCGCCGCCGAAGGCGACGTTTTGGCCGCCATCGAAACCATCGACAAGCTCCGCACGACCAAGCCTTTCAGTGTCTGCATGCGTGTGCAGGAATGA
- a CDS encoding cofactor-independent phosphoglycerate mutase → MKYAIIIPDGAADEPQASLGGKTPLQAAHTPAMDAVVQAGVVGQSNNVPPSLPAGSDVACLSLLGYNPLEHFTGRAPLEAAAQGIELGPEDWAIRCNLVTVENQTMRDFTAGHISTDEAKQLLATAQEKLGGEQLQFYPGVSYRNLLVYRGAKQPAPFSPDTRATPPHDLTDKTVLDDYPRGPGSDLLNHLMADSVDLFANHPVNKARRAANHSAATNIWLWGLGRTPRLSPFEKVYGVQGTMITAVDLLRGLAALVGWRRIEVPGATGYIDTDYAAKGRYAIEALPNTDVICVHVEATDEASHMGNTAEKIKALEQIDRHIVAPLHAALKQQGDYRILISPDHPTPIRLKTHNHGFVPIAMAGTRIQPDAATTYDEIAAGQSKLSFPEGWRLMGHFLGK, encoded by the coding sequence GTGAAATACGCCATCATCATTCCCGACGGCGCTGCCGACGAACCCCAAGCTTCGCTCGGTGGCAAAACGCCGCTGCAGGCGGCTCACACTCCGGCCATGGACGCCGTCGTGCAAGCCGGCGTCGTGGGGCAATCCAACAATGTGCCCCCCTCGCTGCCGGCCGGGTCCGACGTGGCCTGTCTCAGCTTGCTCGGCTACAACCCGCTGGAGCATTTCACCGGCCGAGCGCCGCTGGAAGCCGCCGCGCAAGGAATCGAACTCGGCCCGGAAGATTGGGCCATTCGCTGCAATTTGGTGACCGTCGAAAACCAAACGATGCGCGATTTCACCGCCGGGCATATTTCCACCGACGAGGCCAAGCAATTGCTCGCCACGGCCCAGGAAAAACTCGGCGGCGAGCAGTTGCAATTTTATCCCGGCGTCAGTTATCGCAATTTATTAGTTTATCGAGGAGCGAAACAGCCCGCGCCGTTTTCGCCCGACACCCGCGCCACGCCGCCGCACGATTTGACCGACAAAACCGTGCTCGACGATTATCCTCGCGGCCCCGGCAGCGATTTGCTCAACCATTTGATGGCTGACAGCGTCGATCTGTTTGCCAATCATCCGGTCAACAAAGCCCGCCGCGCTGCAAACCATTCGGCGGCCACAAATATTTGGCTATGGGGATTGGGCCGCACGCCGCGGCTGTCGCCGTTTGAAAAAGTGTACGGCGTTCAGGGAACCATGATTACCGCCGTCGATTTGCTGCGCGGATTGGCCGCGCTCGTCGGTTGGCGGCGAATCGAAGTGCCCGGCGCGACCGGTTACATCGATACCGATTACGCCGCCAAAGGGCGTTACGCCATCGAGGCGCTACCCAACACCGACGTCATCTGCGTGCATGTCGAGGCGACCGACGAAGCCTCGCACATGGGCAACACGGCGGAAAAAATCAAAGCCCTGGAGCAAATCGACCGGCACATCGTCGCCCCGCTGCACGCGGCCTTGAAACAGCAGGGCGATTACCGCATTCTGATTTCCCCCGATCATCCCACACCGATCCGCTTGAAAACCCACAACCATGGTTTCGTTCCCATTGCGATGGCCGGAACCCGAATCCAGCCCGATGCCGCCACAACCTATGATGAAATAGCGGCCGGTCAATCGAAACTGTCCTTCCCGGAAGGCTGGCGACTGATGGGCCATTTCCTAGGCAAATAA